From one Treponema denticola genomic stretch:
- a CDS encoding tetratricopeptide repeat protein, translating into MAKSVNALINEAIEAGKKRDYKTSILILENLAAEGLAEVSSPFYGEKKGNPEIYLYLSRAWAAVNNYGRSIAYGKAYVKRCSSDSSANSTGLPMGFFFLGRSYLAAGQYDRAVYCLEKSLKLNPHPLETRAMLGSAYLKWKKPRLARETFEEALKFAPSDTKLNAGYLNSLFVEGIYELRNGNADMARQMFSFAIKNGIDGVAPRLYLAHALKMEGYLPEALGQYEAACEFEPDDPALKWYPAMIKMQLGDAAGAAEDFAKLGIEIPDDGVSDRFFAMGVIKKHMERGDYSRAAVAARIFIKTFGSDAEIRLLAAEAQRSMGNTNTALGHYKCAIEHEPENPYPHYGIMLALQEAYRWEELSAEILRAEASGVCDANDIYYYKIITAAHIDNPPEEVLPHLQALIQNGRADSAIFNAMGCCYIKLNMPDLALGWYERALSINEKDEEAKIGIIASYENLQLHKEADEAYGAYLNEWGKNIYIRRDYVLFLEKCERWEDAGNQLEILMSQGKKVNFDPELALFRRKAGQYQKAAILYRKMLRAKPEERLLLHNLVFCLDKMGQTKVALDLLKAAEKMFGIKTDSMLIKGILQMRLKKKEEAIKTFQYILEKEPKNKHAAEFLEKAYGK; encoded by the coding sequence ATGGCTAAGTCTGTAAATGCGCTTATAAATGAAGCTATTGAAGCCGGAAAAAAACGCGACTATAAGACTTCAATTTTAATTTTAGAAAACTTAGCCGCAGAAGGCTTAGCCGAAGTATCTTCTCCCTTTTACGGCGAAAAAAAGGGAAATCCCGAAATATATTTATACCTTTCAAGGGCATGGGCTGCCGTAAACAATTACGGCAGATCAATAGCCTATGGTAAGGCCTATGTTAAAAGATGCTCATCGGACTCGTCCGCAAATAGTACGGGTCTTCCTATGGGTTTCTTTTTTTTGGGCCGTTCCTATTTGGCGGCAGGGCAGTATGACAGAGCTGTTTATTGTCTTGAAAAAAGCTTAAAGCTAAATCCCCATCCTCTTGAAACAAGAGCAATGCTAGGTTCGGCCTATCTAAAATGGAAAAAACCGCGTCTTGCCAGAGAAACCTTTGAAGAAGCCTTAAAGTTTGCTCCTTCGGATACAAAGCTGAATGCCGGATATTTAAATTCTCTTTTTGTTGAAGGAATTTATGAATTAAGAAACGGCAATGCAGATATGGCTCGCCAAATGTTCAGCTTTGCAATAAAAAACGGCATAGACGGAGTTGCTCCGCGCCTCTATCTTGCTCACGCCCTAAAAATGGAAGGCTATCTTCCGGAGGCCCTAGGCCAATACGAAGCGGCTTGCGAATTCGAGCCAGATGATCCGGCGCTAAAATGGTACCCTGCAATGATCAAGATGCAGCTGGGCGATGCTGCCGGAGCGGCCGAAGATTTTGCAAAGCTTGGTATTGAGATTCCCGATGACGGAGTTTCGGATCGCTTTTTTGCAATGGGCGTTATTAAAAAACATATGGAGCGGGGCGATTACTCAAGAGCTGCCGTTGCTGCCCGTATCTTTATTAAAACCTTTGGAAGCGATGCCGAAATACGCCTCCTCGCTGCCGAAGCTCAGCGTTCGATGGGCAATACCAACACAGCCTTGGGACATTATAAGTGCGCAATTGAACACGAACCTGAAAATCCTTATCCGCATTACGGCATAATGCTTGCCCTCCAAGAAGCATACCGCTGGGAGGAGCTTAGTGCCGAAATTCTGCGGGCCGAAGCAAGCGGTGTTTGCGATGCGAACGATATTTATTATTATAAAATAATTACCGCTGCCCATATCGATAATCCCCCCGAAGAGGTATTGCCTCATCTTCAAGCTCTTATTCAAAACGGAAGAGCCGATTCGGCTATTTTTAATGCGATGGGCTGCTGCTACATAAAACTGAACATGCCCGACCTTGCCCTCGGCTGGTATGAAAGGGCTTTGAGCATCAATGAAAAAGATGAAGAAGCTAAAATAGGAATTATCGCCTCTTACGAAAATTTACAGTTACATAAGGAAGCTGATGAAGCTTATGGAGCCTATCTAAATGAATGGGGAAAGAATATCTACATAAGACGGGACTATGTACTATTTTTGGAAAAATGTGAACGTTGGGAAGATGCCGGCAATCAGCTTGAAATTTTAATGAGCCAAGGCAAAAAAGTTAATTTTGATCCCGAGCTTGCTTTGTTCCGAAGAAAGGCAGGACAATACCAAAAAGCCGCTATTCTTTATAGAAAGATGCTTAGGGCTAAACCGGAAGAAAGACTTTTATTACACAACCTCGTCTTCTGTCTTGATAAAATGGGGCAAACAAAAGTCGCCCTCGATCTTTTAAAAGCTGCCGAAAAAATGTTCGGCATTAAGACCGATTCCATGCTCATCAAAGGCATCCTTCAAATGCGCCTAAAAAAGAAAGAAGAGGCAATAAAAACTTTTCAATACATATTGGAAAAAGAACCTAAAAACAAACATGCTGCCGAATTCTTGGAAAAGGCCTATGGGAAATAA
- the pta gene encoding phosphate acetyltransferase has translation MSFVDEMKRKAKMYANRLVLPEGTEERTLKAARSIVDEKLVSELFLIGSDDAVSAAASKAGVKLDGIKIIDPKKSEWLDSFAESYYEKRKAKGMTLEQAKIEMSAELGFAAMMLVQDKADAMVAGALNTTADVLRAGLKVIGTLPGMKTASSCFLMDTKNPKLGANGVFIFSDCAVIPTPSSEQLADIACSAAMSCRTFAGVEPIVAMLSFSTKGSGGDKDENILRVREAVKILQERKPDFVFDGEIQLDCAIVPSVMQKKAADSPVKGQANTLIFPDLGAGNIGYKLVQRIAGAEALGPFLQGFAKPISDLSRGCSVDDIITTSAVTLVQAGRK, from the coding sequence ATGAGTTTTGTAGATGAAATGAAAAGAAAGGCAAAGATGTATGCTAACCGCCTTGTTTTACCTGAAGGTACTGAAGAAAGGACTCTCAAAGCAGCCCGATCTATCGTAGACGAAAAATTGGTATCGGAGCTTTTTTTAATCGGTTCCGATGATGCTGTTTCTGCAGCGGCTTCTAAGGCAGGGGTAAAGCTTGACGGAATCAAGATAATCGATCCGAAAAAATCGGAATGGCTCGACTCCTTTGCCGAAAGCTATTACGAAAAAAGAAAGGCCAAGGGTATGACCCTTGAACAGGCTAAAATAGAAATGAGTGCGGAGCTGGGCTTCGCAGCAATGATGTTGGTTCAAGATAAGGCGGATGCAATGGTTGCAGGAGCCTTAAACACAACAGCCGATGTACTCCGTGCAGGTTTAAAAGTTATCGGAACTCTTCCGGGAATGAAAACCGCTTCTTCTTGCTTTTTGATGGATACAAAAAATCCTAAACTCGGAGCAAACGGAGTCTTTATCTTTTCGGACTGTGCCGTAATTCCGACTCCCAGTTCGGAACAGTTGGCCGACATTGCCTGCTCCGCAGCTATGAGCTGCCGAACCTTTGCCGGGGTTGAGCCGATTGTTGCAATGCTATCCTTTTCTACCAAGGGCTCGGGCGGCGACAAAGATGAAAATATTTTACGCGTCCGCGAAGCCGTAAAAATCTTACAGGAAAGAAAACCCGATTTTGTCTTTGACGGAGAAATCCAGTTGGACTGCGCCATTGTTCCTTCCGTTATGCAAAAGAAAGCCGCCGACTCTCCCGTAAAAGGACAGGCCAATACCCTTATCTTCCCCGACCTCGGAGCCGGAAACATAGGATATAAACTGGTACAGAGGATTGCAGGAGCAGAGGCCCTCGGGCCCTTCCTCCAAGGCTTTGCAAAGCCCATATCCGACCTTTCCAGAGGCTGCTCGGTAGACGACATAATCACCACCTCGGCTGTAACCTTGGTTCAAGCCGGAAGAAAATAA
- the hutI gene encoding imidazolonepropionase: protein MILFISDSIFSSTEKKDENFDKAFAGYIIVEDGLIQKVGKGEAPESLKSQAEKIIDARGKTITAGLVDAHTHLVHGGSREHELAMKLAGKTYLEIHASGGGIFSTVRATRAASKEELTQKALTSLDRMLIHGTTTAESKSGYGLDMETEIKCLEINSYLNKNHPIDIVSTYMGAHATPPEFKDNKEGYIKFMIEEVMPEVKKRGLAEFSDAFCEDKIFSVEETERIMKAAADLGFKLKLHADEIIPLKGAELAAKMNAHSAEHLMAISDEGITALAKSGTVAVLLPATSFFLMSPIYAPAKKMIEEGVRVALATDYNPGSSPTENLQMAMWAACYKMKLLPAQILRGVTINAAYAIAREKTIGSIEEGKQADLVIFDAPNIDFLVYHFGVNSAAQVWKKGKLVAEKGRPVYNN from the coding sequence ATGATTTTATTTATAAGTGACAGTATTTTTTCTTCTACGGAAAAAAAGGACGAAAACTTTGATAAGGCCTTTGCCGGCTACATTATTGTAGAAGACGGGCTCATTCAAAAGGTTGGTAAGGGAGAAGCTCCCGAAAGTTTAAAAAGCCAAGCCGAAAAAATAATAGATGCACGTGGAAAGACTATTACGGCAGGACTTGTCGATGCTCACACCCACTTGGTACACGGCGGTTCACGCGAGCATGAGCTTGCAATGAAACTTGCAGGAAAAACTTATCTTGAAATCCACGCAAGCGGCGGCGGTATTTTCAGCACCGTAAGAGCTACCAGAGCAGCTTCAAAAGAAGAGTTAACGCAAAAAGCTTTGACTAGCCTTGACCGAATGCTTATTCACGGTACAACCACCGCCGAATCAAAAAGCGGTTACGGCCTCGACATGGAAACCGAAATTAAATGTCTTGAGATAAATTCTTATCTGAATAAAAATCACCCAATCGATATTGTTTCGACCTATATGGGTGCTCATGCAACTCCGCCCGAATTTAAGGACAACAAGGAAGGCTATATCAAGTTTATGATAGAAGAGGTTATGCCCGAGGTTAAAAAACGCGGTTTAGCGGAATTCTCTGATGCCTTTTGTGAAGACAAGATTTTTTCCGTAGAAGAAACCGAAAGAATAATGAAGGCCGCTGCCGATCTAGGTTTTAAACTGAAACTTCATGCCGACGAGATTATTCCCTTAAAGGGAGCGGAGCTTGCAGCAAAGATGAATGCTCACTCAGCCGAGCACTTGATGGCTATATCCGATGAGGGCATTACGGCTCTTGCAAAATCCGGAACGGTTGCCGTTCTTCTGCCTGCAACTTCATTCTTTTTGATGTCGCCTATTTATGCTCCTGCAAAAAAGATGATTGAAGAAGGCGTAAGGGTCGCCCTTGCAACCGATTACAACCCCGGAAGCAGCCCGACAGAAAACCTGCAAATGGCAATGTGGGCAGCCTGTTACAAGATGAAACTTTTGCCTGCACAAATTTTACGCGGCGTTACAATCAATGCGGCTTATGCGATAGCTCGTGAAAAAACTATAGGCAGCATCGAAGAAGGGAAACAGGCTGACCTTGTTATCTTTGATGCCCCGAATATAGATTTCCTTGTTTATCACTTCGGCGTAAATTCCGCCGCTCAGGTTTGGAAAAAGGGAAAGCTTGTTGCCGAAAAGGGCAGGCCTGTTTACAATAACTAA
- a CDS encoding cyclodeaminase/cyclohydrolase family protein: MELVKMTVSAFVDETASDSPAPGGGSVSALAGSLASALGQMVIRLTTGKKAFASLDEKTQEEFKAQLPKLEKAQKRLVEIIDEDTQAFNAFMEALKLPKDTDEQKAKRSKAMSDATVVAMQVPLETAKTCLDVLRFLPIVALHGNKNATSDAGVAALNARSGLEGAILNVKINLGGIDDAPLCEKTRAECNKMLEEGEKLKTEILKTIYSKIE, translated from the coding sequence ATGGAATTAGTAAAGATGACGGTAAGTGCCTTTGTTGACGAAACAGCCAGCGATTCACCTGCTCCCGGAGGCGGCTCCGTTTCTGCCTTGGCAGGTTCACTCGCCTCGGCCCTCGGTCAGATGGTTATCCGCTTGACAACAGGAAAAAAAGCCTTTGCTTCTCTTGATGAAAAAACTCAAGAAGAATTTAAGGCCCAGCTCCCGAAATTAGAAAAGGCTCAAAAACGCTTGGTCGAAATCATTGATGAAGACACACAGGCCTTTAACGCCTTTATGGAAGCTCTAAAGCTGCCCAAGGACACCGATGAGCAAAAGGCAAAACGCAGCAAAGCTATGTCCGATGCTACTGTCGTGGCAATGCAGGTTCCGCTTGAAACAGCTAAGACCTGTTTGGATGTACTTCGCTTTTTACCCATTGTTGCTCTTCACGGAAACAAAAATGCCACGTCCGATGCCGGTGTTGCAGCTCTTAATGCCCGCTCCGGTCTGGAAGGTGCTATCTTAAACGTTAAGATAAATCTAGGCGGTATCGATGACGCTCCCCTCTGCGAAAAAACAAGGGCGGAGTGCAATAAGATGCTTGAAGAAGGCGAAAAGCTAAAGACCGAAATTTTAAAAACAATCTATTCTAAGATTGAATAG